A single Stutzerimonas stutzeri DNA region contains:
- a CDS encoding AzlC family ABC transporter permease, whose protein sequence is MPISIFVVVFGLAFGLAATQAGLDDSSIMLMSGLVFAGASQFASLELWGAHVPLVPLIVTVFAVNARHLLMGATLYPWLRHLPPSRRYAVMFVVSDANWAMSMQAFSCGKPGLGILFGGGLALWTFWVLGTWLGLYFGSAIHDPVGLGLDMVMGCFLLAMVVGGKKSLRMTVIWIVAGCSSMLAYWYLPSNSHVVAGALAGGILGALWMEKNA, encoded by the coding sequence ATGCCAATCTCGATTTTTGTCGTCGTATTCGGTTTGGCCTTTGGCCTGGCGGCCACGCAGGCGGGGCTGGACGACTCTTCCATCATGCTCATGAGTGGGTTGGTGTTCGCCGGTGCCTCACAGTTCGCGTCGCTGGAGCTGTGGGGGGCGCATGTGCCGCTGGTGCCGTTGATCGTCACGGTGTTTGCCGTCAACGCGCGACACCTGTTGATGGGGGCCACGCTGTATCCCTGGCTGCGCCATCTGCCCCCGTCCAGACGCTATGCCGTGATGTTTGTCGTCTCCGATGCGAACTGGGCAATGTCGATGCAGGCGTTCAGTTGCGGCAAGCCCGGCCTGGGCATTCTCTTCGGGGGTGGCCTTGCGCTCTGGACGTTCTGGGTGCTGGGGACCTGGCTCGGCCTGTATTTCGGCAGCGCCATCCATGATCCGGTCGGCCTGGGGCTGGACATGGTCATGGGCTGTTTTCTTCTGGCAATGGTCGTCGGCGGCAAGAAAAGCCTGCGGATGACCGTCATCTGGATCGTCGCGGGGTGTTCGTCGATGTTGGCGTACTGGTATCTGCCGTCCAATAGCCATGTGGTGGCAGGCGCGCTCGCCGGCGGCATCCTGGGTGCGCTGTGGATGGAGAAGAACGCATGA
- a CDS encoding AzlD family protein: protein MNLDTTGAGALIIILVMAVVTLATRWGGVFAMSFVPINRRTEQFISAMSGSVLVALLTPMAVNGDNGARLAFLVTAVTMLLVKKPLPAIAAGVVAVALFRQL from the coding sequence ATGAATCTGGACACGACAGGCGCGGGTGCGCTGATCATCATTCTGGTCATGGCCGTGGTGACGCTGGCGACTCGCTGGGGTGGTGTATTCGCCATGTCGTTCGTGCCGATCAATCGCCGGACGGAGCAATTCATCAGCGCCATGTCGGGCTCGGTGCTGGTGGCGCTGCTGACACCGATGGCGGTCAATGGGGATAACGGTGCCCGGCTGGCATTTCTGGTAACGGCCGTGACGATGCTGCTGGTCAAGAAGCCCTTGCCTGCAATCGCAGCCGGGGTGGTTGCCGTGGCGCTTTTCAGGCAGTTATGA
- a CDS encoding TIGR03862 family flavoprotein, with amino-acid sequence MPLAESRVAIIGGGPAGLMAAEVLSQAGVAVDLYDAMPSVGRKFLLAGVGGMNITHSEPFEPFVERYRERAPNLRPLLEAFGPEALREWIHGLGIDTFVGSSGRVFPSDMKAAPLLRAWLRRLRDAGVHIHTRHRWLGWNADGSLALRAPEGDVRVSADAVLLALGGGSWARLGSDGSWVSLLQGRGIDVAPLRPANCGFEVAGWSQHLQEKFAGAPLKTVSLGLPGGPSRKGEFVVTACGIEGSLVYALSAEIRQAIERDGRATVALDLLPDHSREKIIRALAKPRGSQSMAKHLKRQLGLDGVKAGLLRELTDGETFQHPEALATAIKALPIILLRPRPLDEAISSAGGVPFEALDEGLMLRQSPGVFCAGEMLDWEAPTGGYLLTACFASGRAAAKGMLRWLRP; translated from the coding sequence ATGCCTCTTGCCGAATCTCGTGTCGCCATCATTGGCGGCGGCCCCGCCGGGCTGATGGCCGCCGAAGTACTGAGTCAAGCCGGCGTCGCGGTCGATCTGTATGACGCCATGCCCTCGGTCGGGCGCAAGTTCCTGCTGGCCGGCGTCGGCGGAATGAACATCACCCATTCAGAACCCTTCGAGCCCTTCGTAGAGCGCTACCGCGAGCGTGCGCCCAACCTGCGCCCGCTGCTCGAAGCCTTCGGCCCCGAGGCGCTGCGCGAATGGATCCATGGGCTGGGGATCGACACCTTCGTCGGCAGTTCGGGGCGCGTCTTCCCCTCGGACATGAAGGCCGCTCCGCTGCTGCGCGCCTGGCTGCGACGCCTGCGCGACGCTGGCGTCCACATTCACACGCGCCATCGCTGGCTGGGCTGGAACGCCGATGGCAGCCTCGCGCTGCGCGCCCCCGAGGGCGATGTCCGCGTCAGCGCCGATGCGGTCTTGCTGGCGTTGGGCGGCGGTAGCTGGGCGCGACTGGGTTCCGATGGATCGTGGGTTTCGCTGCTGCAAGGTCGCGGCATAGACGTCGCCCCGTTGCGACCGGCCAACTGTGGTTTCGAGGTGGCGGGCTGGAGCCAGCATCTGCAAGAGAAGTTCGCGGGCGCGCCGTTGAAGACGGTCAGCCTCGGGTTGCCCGGCGGCCCGTCGCGTAAAGGCGAGTTCGTGGTGACCGCCTGCGGGATCGAAGGCAGCCTGGTCTATGCGCTGTCCGCCGAGATCCGTCAGGCCATCGAGCGGGACGGCAGGGCGACGGTCGCGCTGGACCTGCTACCGGATCACTCGCGGGAAAAAATCATTCGTGCGCTGGCCAAACCGCGCGGTTCGCAATCCATGGCCAAGCACCTCAAACGCCAGTTGGGCCTCGACGGCGTCAAGGCCGGTCTGCTGCGCGAATTGACCGATGGCGAAACCTTTCAACATCCCGAGGCACTCGCCACGGCGATCAAGGCGCTGCCGATCATCCTGCTCCGCCCGCGCCCGCTGGACGAAGCCATCAGCAGCGCTGGCGGCGTGCCCTTCGAGGCACTGGACGAGGGCCTGATGCTGCGCCAGTCGCCCGGTGTGTTCTGCGCCGGCGAAATGCTCGACTGGGAAGCGCCGACGGGGGGCTATCTGCTGACGGCCTGCTTTGCCAGTGGCCGCGCGGCGGCCAAAGGGATGCTTCGCTGGTTGCGACCCTGA
- a CDS encoding histone deacetylase family protein, whose amino-acid sequence MSLPLIFHDDYSPPLPPGHRFPMEKFRLLRDHLVASGLTTDAALLRPERCPTDLLALAHDRAYVERYCTGDMSREELRRLGLPWSPSLAQRTVRAVGGSLLAAELALQHGLACHLAGGTHHAHRDHASGFCIFNDLAVIALSLLESGRVGRVLIFDCDVHQGDGTARILEHTADAVTVSLHCEKNFPTRKARSDWDIGLPPGLGDTDYLKVVDDTLGYLLPLYQPDLVIYDAGVDVHRDDALGLLNLSDEGLAMRDSAVIEHCLGRDIPVVGVIGGGYDKDRALLARRHAQLHFSAAEAWRRHGLN is encoded by the coding sequence ATGTCCCTGCCGCTGATCTTTCATGACGACTACAGCCCGCCGCTGCCGCCAGGGCATCGCTTCCCGATGGAGAAGTTCCGGCTGTTGCGCGATCACCTGGTCGCCAGCGGCCTGACCACCGACGCGGCGCTACTGCGGCCTGAACGCTGCCCCACCGACCTGCTCGCGCTCGCGCATGACCGCGCTTATGTCGAGCGCTACTGCACCGGTGACATGAGCCGTGAGGAGCTACGTCGCCTGGGCCTGCCCTGGAGCCCTTCGCTGGCGCAGCGCACCGTTCGGGCGGTCGGCGGCTCGCTGCTGGCTGCGGAGCTGGCCTTGCAGCATGGGCTGGCCTGTCATCTGGCGGGCGGAACCCACCATGCCCATCGCGATCACGCCTCGGGGTTCTGCATCTTCAACGACCTGGCCGTCATCGCCCTCTCGCTGCTGGAAAGCGGCCGCGTCGGTCGCGTGCTGATCTTCGATTGCGATGTGCATCAGGGCGACGGTACCGCGCGGATTCTCGAGCATACAGCCGACGCGGTGACGGTTTCGCTGCACTGCGAGAAGAACTTTCCGACGCGCAAGGCCCGTAGCGACTGGGACATCGGCCTGCCGCCAGGCCTTGGCGATACGGATTATCTGAAGGTGGTCGACGACACCCTCGGGTATCTGTTGCCCCTCTATCAGCCGGACCTGGTGATCTACGATGCCGGCGTCGACGTGCATCGCGACGATGCGCTGGGCCTGCTGAATCTCAGCGACGAGGGCCTGGCGATGCGTGACAGCGCGGTGATCGAGCATTGCCTGGGCCGGGACATTCCGGTGGTCGGCGTGATTGGCGGCGGCTATGACAAGGACCGCGCGTTGCTCGCCCGCCGCCACGCACAGCTGCATTTCAGTGCAGCCGAGGCGTGGCGGCGCCATGGCTTGAATTGA
- the tesB gene encoding acyl-CoA thioesterase II: protein MTDTLDTLVNLLSLERIEENLFRGASQDLGFPQLFGGQVVGQALSAASQTVTPERHVHSMHGYFLRPGDSHQPVVYDVDRVRDGGSFSTRRVSAIQKGQTIFTCSASFQADEAGYEHQLQMPEVVGPENLLSEWELLHKLTPLVPERVAEKLRRPKPIEIRPVTLQDPINPQPIEPVRYIWFRADGALPDNPALHKYLVAYASDFSFIGTALQPHGVSSWSKFIQLASLDHAIWFHREVRADEWLLYAMDSPWAGNSRGFARGSIFNRAGELVASVAQEGLIRVREDWK from the coding sequence ATGACCGACACCCTAGACACGCTGGTCAATCTGCTGTCGCTGGAACGAATCGAGGAAAACCTGTTTCGTGGCGCGAGCCAGGATCTGGGGTTTCCGCAGTTGTTCGGCGGCCAGGTTGTCGGGCAGGCGCTGTCCGCGGCCAGCCAGACCGTGACGCCGGAGCGTCATGTGCATTCGATGCACGGCTACTTCTTGCGTCCTGGCGACTCGCATCAGCCGGTGGTCTACGACGTCGACCGGGTGCGTGACGGCGGCAGCTTCAGCACCCGTCGCGTCAGTGCGATCCAGAAAGGGCAGACCATTTTCACTTGCAGCGCCTCGTTTCAGGCGGACGAGGCCGGTTACGAACACCAGTTGCAGATGCCCGAGGTGGTCGGGCCGGAGAATCTGCTGAGCGAGTGGGAGCTGCTGCACAAGTTGACGCCACTTGTTCCCGAGCGCGTGGCAGAGAAGCTGCGCCGGCCCAAGCCCATCGAGATTCGCCCCGTGACGCTGCAGGACCCGATCAACCCCCAGCCGATCGAACCGGTTCGTTACATCTGGTTCCGTGCCGATGGCGCGCTGCCGGATAATCCCGCGCTGCACAAGTACCTGGTCGCCTATGCTTCGGACTTCAGTTTCATCGGCACCGCCCTGCAGCCCCACGGCGTCAGCTCCTGGAGCAAGTTCATCCAACTGGCGAGCCTCGATCATGCCATCTGGTTTCACCGCGAAGTACGCGCCGATGAGTGGCTGCTGTACGCCATGGACAGCCCGTGGGCCGGCAACTCGCGTGGCTTCGCCCGTGGCAGCATCTTCAACCGTGCCGGGGAGCTGGTTGCATCGGTGGCCCAGGAAGGCCTGATCCGGGTGCGTGAGGACTGGAAGTGA
- a CDS encoding HAD family hydrolase produces MKLADARHWVFDMDGTLTIAVHDFAAIKRALDIPADDDILHHLAALPADEAAGKRAWLLEHERELAYAARPAVGARELLHDLCDRGCQLGVLTRNAHELALVTLQAVGLGDCFASDDILGRDEAPPKPDPGGLLQLATKWRVEPQALVMVGDYRFDLECARAAGARGVLVNVPVNPWPDLTDLHARDCLQLRELLAG; encoded by the coding sequence GTGAAACTGGCCGACGCACGGCACTGGGTGTTCGATATGGATGGCACCCTGACCATCGCCGTGCATGATTTCGCGGCGATCAAGCGTGCCCTGGACATCCCCGCGGACGATGACATCCTGCACCATCTCGCCGCGCTGCCGGCTGACGAAGCGGCTGGGAAGCGCGCCTGGCTGCTGGAGCACGAGCGTGAGCTGGCCTATGCGGCCAGGCCGGCAGTCGGTGCTCGCGAACTCTTGCATGACCTGTGTGACCGGGGTTGCCAGCTCGGCGTGCTGACGCGCAACGCGCACGAACTGGCGCTGGTGACTTTGCAGGCGGTGGGGTTGGGCGATTGTTTTGCCAGCGATGACATCCTCGGCCGTGACGAGGCGCCTCCCAAACCCGATCCCGGCGGGCTGCTGCAACTGGCGACCAAGTGGCGCGTCGAGCCCCAGGCGTTGGTGATGGTCGGTGACTATCGCTTCGACCTGGAATGCGCCAGGGCGGCGGGTGCCCGTGGCGTGCTGGTCAACGTGCCGGTCAATCCATGGCCGGACCTGACCGATCTGCACGCGCGTGATTGTCTGCAGCTACGCGAGCTGTTGGCCGGTTAG
- the trxA gene encoding thioredoxin, which translates to MSQTPYIFDVSSANFEQLVLENSFHKPVLVDFWAKWCAPCKALMPLLANIAEQYQGELLLAKVNCDIEQEVVARFGVRSLPTVVLFKDGQPVDGFAGAQPESAIRAMLEPHVQAPAAPQADLLETAQALFAEGRIGEAEQSLEQLLAEDNENAAGLILYARCLAERGELAEAETVLGAVKGDEHKQALAGARAQLTFLRQANDLPDVADLKSRLAQNAEDDEAIYQLAIQQLARQQYEAALDALLKLFVRNREYADGLPHKTLLQVFDLLGNDHPLVTAYRRKLYQALY; encoded by the coding sequence ATGAGCCAGACCCCATACATCTTCGACGTCAGCAGCGCCAACTTCGAGCAACTGGTGCTGGAAAACTCTTTCCACAAGCCCGTGCTCGTGGATTTCTGGGCCAAGTGGTGCGCGCCATGCAAGGCGCTGATGCCGCTGCTGGCGAACATCGCCGAGCAGTACCAGGGCGAACTGCTGCTGGCAAAGGTCAACTGCGACATCGAACAGGAGGTGGTGGCCCGTTTCGGCGTGCGCAGCCTGCCTACCGTGGTGCTGTTCAAGGATGGCCAGCCGGTTGACGGATTCGCTGGCGCGCAACCCGAGTCGGCTATTCGCGCCATGCTCGAGCCCCACGTACAGGCACCCGCCGCGCCCCAGGCCGACCTGCTGGAAACCGCCCAGGCGCTATTCGCCGAGGGGCGCATCGGCGAAGCGGAACAATCGCTCGAACAATTGCTGGCCGAAGACAACGAAAACGCTGCGGGACTGATTCTTTACGCACGCTGCCTGGCCGAACGCGGTGAACTCGCCGAGGCTGAAACGGTACTCGGTGCGGTCAAAGGCGACGAGCACAAGCAGGCCCTGGCCGGCGCCCGCGCGCAGCTGACCTTTCTCCGCCAGGCCAACGACCTGCCGGACGTCGCCGATCTGAAGAGCCGCCTGGCGCAAAACGCCGAAGACGATGAGGCCATTTATCAACTGGCGATTCAGCAACTTGCCCGACAGCAGTACGAAGCGGCGTTGGATGCGCTGCTCAAGTTATTCGTGCGTAACCGCGAGTACGCCGACGGCCTGCCGCACAAAACGCTGCTGCAAGTATTCGACCTCTTGGGCAACGACCACCCGCTCGTCACGGCGTATCGCCGCAAGTTGTACCAGGCGCTGTATTGA
- the thpR gene encoding RNA 2',3'-cyclic phosphodiesterase, translating into MTEKPLRLFFALPCPTALATSICDWRDSQDLGGRPVAPANLHLTLAFLGSQPVAKLDGLRQLGSHLRTDAFMLRLDQVQTIGHGFACLIPSQVPPPLSQLVEQLHAGLSAHGFALDSRPFLPHVTLSREVQKRPNTHPPAFKWQVEGFGLFASESTENGVHYQALQDWPLTAPSG; encoded by the coding sequence ATCACCGAGAAACCCCTGCGTCTGTTCTTCGCCCTGCCGTGCCCGACCGCGCTGGCGACGTCCATCTGCGATTGGCGCGACAGCCAGGACCTCGGCGGTCGCCCCGTCGCGCCGGCCAACCTGCACCTCACGCTGGCCTTTCTCGGCAGCCAGCCGGTGGCGAAGCTGGACGGCTTGCGGCAGCTCGGCAGTCATCTGCGTACTGATGCCTTCATGCTGCGGCTCGATCAGGTGCAGACAATCGGGCATGGCTTTGCCTGCCTGATTCCGAGCCAGGTACCGCCCCCCTTGAGCCAACTGGTCGAGCAGTTGCATGCTGGGCTCTCCGCGCACGGTTTCGCCCTCGATTCCCGTCCCTTCCTGCCGCACGTGACGCTGTCGCGGGAGGTGCAGAAACGGCCGAACACCCATCCGCCCGCCTTCAAATGGCAGGTGGAAGGCTTCGGTCTCTTTGCGTCCGAAAGCACCGAAAACGGCGTGCATTACCAAGCGCTGCAGGACTGGCCGTTGACGGCGCCGAGCGGCTGA
- a CDS encoding class I SAM-dependent methyltransferase: MPPVKLQAALADLLGDARLSIETLPGTDIRLWLIDAVNMDRAFSPEETRRILDEPPYWCFCWASGLVLARWLAAHPEWVRGKRVLDFGSGSGVAAIAAAKAGALEVVACDLDPLALAACRANAGLNGVHLSYSADFFTEADRYDLIIVADVLYDRANLPLLDHFLSRGRQALVADSRVRDFRHALYRRLATLDACTWPDLAEPAEFRRVSLYHADRRAEAESLAAG; encoded by the coding sequence ATGCCGCCGGTAAAGCTACAGGCGGCCCTGGCCGACCTGCTGGGCGATGCGCGCCTGAGTATCGAAACCCTGCCCGGTACCGACATCCGGCTGTGGCTGATCGATGCGGTAAACATGGACCGCGCCTTCAGCCCGGAAGAAACCCGACGAATTCTCGACGAGCCGCCCTACTGGTGTTTCTGCTGGGCCAGCGGGCTGGTGCTGGCGCGCTGGCTCGCCGCGCATCCCGAGTGGGTGCGCGGCAAACGAGTGCTGGATTTCGGCTCAGGCTCGGGCGTCGCCGCGATCGCCGCCGCGAAGGCCGGTGCGCTCGAGGTCGTGGCCTGCGACCTCGATCCCTTGGCATTGGCGGCCTGTCGCGCCAACGCCGGGCTCAACGGCGTGCACCTGAGCTATTCGGCGGACTTCTTCACCGAAGCGGACCGCTATGACCTGATCATCGTCGCCGACGTGCTCTACGACCGCGCCAACCTGCCACTGCTCGATCATTTCCTCAGTCGTGGCCGCCAGGCACTGGTCGCAGATTCGCGGGTGCGTGATTTCCGTCACGCGCTGTACCGTCGCCTGGCGACCCTCGATGCCTGCACCTGGCCGGATCTGGCCGAGCCGGCCGAGTTCCGACGGGTCAGCCTCTACCACGCCGACCGGCGCGCCGAGGCTGAATCCCTGGCTGCCGGCTGA
- a CDS encoding YbaY family lipoprotein produces MSLRPFVLPVLLLVLVGCSSQQSQRPSAPVTFEDPPATVTPLHELHGSLIGAPADSEVELALLEVNRRDQPDRLLSSVQLKGRGNELPFILKFNAEKFPRDQQVELRGRVTRSGQLIMRLPAVHISSPASQSLGPLRLVPAP; encoded by the coding sequence GTGTCGTTACGCCCCTTTGTTCTGCCCGTTTTGTTGCTGGTGCTGGTGGGCTGTTCGAGCCAGCAATCCCAGCGCCCTTCCGCGCCCGTTACCTTCGAGGACCCACCGGCCACCGTGACGCCACTGCACGAACTGCACGGCAGCCTGATCGGCGCCCCAGCCGACAGCGAAGTCGAGCTGGCGCTGCTGGAAGTCAACCGACGCGACCAGCCCGATCGCCTGTTGAGTAGCGTGCAACTGAAAGGCCGCGGCAACGAGCTGCCGTTCATTCTCAAGTTCAACGCCGAGAAATTCCCCAGGGATCAGCAGGTCGAGCTGCGCGGGCGCGTGACCCGTTCCGGACAGTTGATCATGCGCCTGCCGGCCGTACACATCAGCAGCCCGGCCAGCCAGTCGCTGGGTCCGCTGCGGCTGGTCCCCGCGCCTTGA
- the nrdR gene encoding transcriptional regulator NrdR → MHCPFCGAHDTKVIDSRLVAEGDQVRRRRECLACGERFTTFETAELVMPRLIKQDGSRQPFDEQKLRAGMQRALEKRPVSVERLEEAIAHIKHRLRATGEREIKSRVLGELVMVELQKLDEVAYIRFASVYRRFQDLNEFREEIERLSREPAKSE, encoded by the coding sequence ATGCATTGTCCCTTCTGTGGTGCACATGACACCAAGGTCATCGACTCGCGCCTTGTGGCCGAGGGCGATCAGGTGCGCCGCCGCCGCGAGTGCCTCGCCTGCGGTGAACGTTTCACGACCTTCGAGACCGCCGAACTGGTCATGCCCCGGCTGATCAAGCAGGACGGCAGCCGCCAGCCGTTCGATGAACAAAAGCTGCGTGCCGGCATGCAGCGGGCGCTGGAAAAACGTCCGGTCAGTGTCGAGCGCCTGGAAGAGGCCATCGCCCATATCAAGCATCGGCTGAGGGCCACCGGCGAGCGAGAAATCAAGTCGCGGGTGCTCGGCGAGCTGGTGATGGTCGAGCTGCAGAAACTCGACGAGGTGGCCTATATCCGCTTCGCTTCGGTCTATCGGCGTTTCCAGGACCTGAACGAGTTCCGCGAGGAAATCGAACGCCTGTCGCGCGAGCCTGCGAAGAGCGAATGA
- the ribD gene encoding bifunctional diaminohydroxyphosphoribosylaminopyrimidine deaminase/5-amino-6-(5-phosphoribosylamino)uracil reductase RibD, with amino-acid sequence MNAVDHAWMSRALQLARKGLYSTHPNPRVGCVIVADGALIGEGWHVRAGEPHAEVHALREAGERARGATAYVTLEPCSHHGRTPPCAEALVNAGVGRVVAAMQDPNPQVAGRGLARLRSAGIEVASGVLEAEARELNRGFIKRMESGLPLLRAKLAMSLDGRTAMASGESQWITGPAARADVQRLRAQSSVVLTGADTVLMDNARLTVRAGELGLDEQLTALALQRPPLRVLVDGQRRVPLDAPFFMAGGALVATAIPGDGEAYRAAGHEVLERASAEGRVDLHGLLLELGSRGANEVLLEAGPRLVGAFAALGLIDEYQLYVAAKFLGSSARPLLELPLARMSEARELRIIDIRALGDDWRIVARPAN; translated from the coding sequence ATGAACGCCGTCGACCATGCCTGGATGTCCCGTGCCTTGCAGTTGGCGCGCAAGGGGCTGTATTCGACGCACCCGAATCCGCGTGTCGGCTGCGTGATCGTCGCCGACGGGGCGCTGATCGGAGAGGGCTGGCATGTACGGGCTGGCGAGCCGCATGCCGAGGTGCATGCGCTGCGCGAGGCCGGCGAGCGTGCCCGCGGCGCCACCGCGTACGTCACGCTGGAGCCGTGCAGCCATCATGGACGGACGCCGCCTTGCGCCGAGGCGCTGGTCAACGCGGGCGTCGGGCGTGTGGTCGCCGCCATGCAGGACCCCAATCCGCAGGTCGCCGGCCGTGGTCTGGCGCGTCTGCGCAGTGCGGGTATCGAGGTTGCCAGCGGTGTCCTGGAAGCCGAGGCGCGCGAGCTCAACCGTGGGTTTATCAAGCGCATGGAAAGCGGCCTGCCGCTGCTGCGGGCGAAGCTGGCGATGAGCCTGGATGGCCGCACGGCCATGGCCAGCGGCGAAAGCCAGTGGATTACCGGGCCGGCGGCGCGGGCCGATGTACAGCGCCTGCGTGCGCAATCCAGCGTGGTGCTGACCGGCGCCGACACGGTGCTGATGGACAACGCACGCCTGACAGTGCGTGCCGGGGAGCTGGGGCTGGACGAGCAACTGACTGCGCTGGCCCTGCAGCGTCCGCCGCTGCGGGTGCTGGTCGATGGGCAACGGCGGGTGCCGTTGGATGCGCCCTTCTTCATGGCCGGCGGCGCGCTGGTGGCGACGGCGATACCGGGCGATGGTGAGGCGTACCGTGCTGCCGGCCATGAGGTCCTGGAGCGGGCGAGCGCCGAGGGCCGTGTCGATCTGCATGGCCTGCTGCTTGAACTCGGCAGCCGCGGTGCGAACGAGGTACTGCTCGAAGCCGGGCCGCGTCTCGTCGGCGCCTTCGCTGCGCTGGGCCTGATCGACGAGTACCAGCTATACGTCGCCGCGAAGTTTCTTGGCTCCTCGGCGCGCCCGCTGCTTGAGCTGCCGCTGGCGCGCATGAGCGAAGCGCGCGAACTCAGGATCATTGATATCCGCGCCCTCGGCGATGACTGGCGCATCGTCGCCCGTCCGGCCAACTGA
- a CDS encoding riboflavin synthase — translation MFTGIIESIGTIRALTPKGGDVRVLVETGKLDLSDVRLGDSIAVNGVCLTAVQLPGDGFWADVSRETLARTAFIDLKAGSRVNLEKALTPSSRLGGHLVSGHVDGVGQVLSREENARAVQFRIRAPRELARYIALKGSITVDGTSLTVNAVDGAEFELTIVPHTLAETIMADYRPGRQVNLEVDLLARYLERLLLGDKAAEPNASGLTESFLAEHGYLNPAR, via the coding sequence ATGTTCACTGGAATAATCGAGTCCATCGGTACCATTCGCGCACTGACCCCCAAGGGCGGCGACGTCCGCGTGCTGGTCGAGACCGGCAAGCTGGACCTGTCCGACGTCAGGCTCGGCGACAGCATCGCGGTCAATGGCGTCTGCCTGACCGCCGTGCAGTTGCCGGGCGATGGCTTCTGGGCCGACGTCAGCCGGGAAACCCTGGCACGCACTGCATTCATCGATCTGAAGGCCGGTAGCCGGGTAAACCTGGAAAAGGCGCTGACGCCGTCGAGTCGCCTGGGCGGGCATCTGGTCAGCGGTCACGTCGATGGCGTCGGGCAGGTCCTGTCGCGCGAAGAAAATGCCCGTGCGGTGCAGTTTCGCATCCGCGCGCCGCGTGAACTGGCCCGATACATCGCGCTCAAGGGGTCGATCACGGTCGACGGCACCAGCCTGACCGTCAATGCCGTTGATGGCGCGGAGTTCGAGCTCACCATCGTCCCGCATACCCTGGCCGAAACCATCATGGCTGACTATCGCCCCGGGCGGCAGGTGAACCTGGAAGTGGACCTGTTGGCCCGTTACCTGGAGCGCTTGCTGCTGGGCGACAAGGCGGCCGAGCCCAATGCATCGGGCCTGACGGAAAGCTTCCTGGCCGAACATGGCTATCTGAACCCGGCTCGCTGA
- the ribBA gene encoding bifunctional 3,4-dihydroxy-2-butanone-4-phosphate synthase/GTP cyclohydrolase II, with protein MALNTAEELIEDIRAGKMVILMDDEDRENEGDIIVASECVTAEHINFMARFARGLICMPMTRERCETLQLPLMAPRNGSGFGTKFTVSIEAAEGVTTGISAADRARTVQAAVAKNAKAEDIVSPGHIFPLMAQPGGVLARAGHTEAACDLARMAGLEPSGVICEIMNDDGTMARRPELELFAEQHGLKIGTIADLIHYRMIHERTVERVSEQPLETELGQFKLVTYRDGVEDTVHMALTRGEISPENPTLVRVHNMEPLRDLLLVTVPGRWSLRAAMSEVAKAGSGVVLLLGNPLTGPQLLAQLNRQQLPTPATYSTVGAGSQILRDLGVRKMRLMSSPMKFNAISGFDLEVVEYLPAE; from the coding sequence ATGGCTCTGAATACTGCTGAAGAACTGATCGAAGACATCCGCGCCGGCAAGATGGTCATCCTCATGGATGACGAGGACCGCGAGAACGAGGGCGACATCATTGTTGCGTCCGAGTGCGTGACCGCCGAGCACATCAATTTCATGGCCCGTTTCGCGCGCGGCCTGATCTGCATGCCAATGACCCGCGAGCGCTGCGAGACCTTGCAACTGCCGCTGATGGCACCGCGCAACGGTTCGGGATTCGGCACCAAGTTCACGGTGTCGATCGAAGCGGCGGAGGGCGTGACGACCGGCATTTCTGCGGCTGACCGTGCCCGCACCGTCCAGGCCGCCGTGGCGAAAAACGCCAAGGCGGAAGATATCGTCAGTCCCGGTCACATCTTCCCTTTGATGGCCCAACCTGGCGGCGTGCTGGCCCGCGCTGGCCACACCGAGGCGGCCTGCGATCTGGCGCGGATGGCCGGTCTCGAACCGTCCGGGGTGATCTGCGAAATCATGAACGACGACGGCACCATGGCGCGGCGTCCGGAGCTTGAGCTGTTTGCCGAGCAGCACGGCTTGAAGATCGGCACCATCGCCGACCTGATTCACTACCGGATGATCCACGAGCGCACCGTCGAGCGAGTATCCGAACAGCCGCTGGAAACCGAGCTGGGACAGTTCAAGCTGGTCACCTATCGCGACGGCGTGGAAGACACCGTGCACATGGCGCTGACACGCGGCGAGATTTCCCCGGAGAATCCGACCCTGGTGCGCGTGCATAACATGGAGCCGTTGCGTGACCTGCTGCTGGTCACCGTGCCGGGCCGCTGGAGCCTGCGCGCCGCGATGAGCGAAGTGGCCAAGGCCGGTAGCGGTGTGGTGCTGTTGCTGGGCAATCCCCTGACCGGTCCGCAGTTGCTGGCCCAGCTCAACCGTCAGCAGTTGCCCACGCCCGCGACCTACAGCACGGTAGGCGCCGGCTCGCAGATTCTCCGGGACCTCGGCGTGCGCAAGATGCGCCTGATGAGTTCGCCCATGAAGTTCAATGCGATATCCGGCTTCGATCTGGAAGTTGTAGAATACCTGCCCGCTGAGTAA